One bacterium genomic region harbors:
- a CDS encoding T9SS type A sorting domain-containing protein produces MKKHLLLFALVLSFNSFVIAQWIPLNENSLPDSKPIVELLSDDISGTIIKVQLPGIRIKEFNSDGVVYNSILIGDEAVTTEVGLPKIPHIAKVLAIPDQGNISVEVLETEGFKTFKGINLPPVRKSWFEGEPESEYIKNNSAFNSEKFYPAEYVSVEEPGIFRDFRITRISIFPIRYSPLKKEIEIVSSITVKIKYGGGLGINPKLSLKKPISPSFDRIYRSSIFNYKEVLQREYNGNVTGYDHMLCIMPDSFVTSFQSYADWNHKTGTYINVIKFSDIGATGTNPTPIRNYILTAYSTWLHPPTHVLLIGDNGVAPHQNITMDGWTFAYDNYFVELAGNDYFPEMMIGRWTNQASAKLRNIRNKLMNYEKAPFLVDPDWFRKGLVCSNDAYVSQIETKRFTAQKMLTSGNFISVDSMYNGYPCPGNVTTISNMINAGRGWLNYRGEGWYTQWWADCFSYSTTQVNALNNGAKSTFVTSIGCGVANWVANSSNNFGEAWLEIGDENNPKGACAFIGPTSNTHTAYNNQLDKGIYIGMFDEGLDSPGEALLRGKFYMYEIFGGADYFVGYHYRIYHILGDPSLHIWKDTPRNITVNYTDTVGVGNSQVSVLVTESGTGTPVSDALVCISGPNNFQVETTLSNGTALISLSTQSTGDLNITVSGGRTIPFEGIIKVVEAATTFQLSANVSDGWNMISIPGLHPTDQNVNTWWQFRDPGANVFRYAGGYQSVTTAVPGTGYWMKHTGARTYNTGDEWPAGGIQIVAHDPIAGASGWNLFGGYELVVTAANVTTNPPGLQSGPIYKYAGGYSTATTLDPGYGYWIKLTGAGQIIIPETMAKSEPVEYFPENWGRIILTDATGINYTLYGVKGEVDLSQYDLPPAPPAGMFDIRYNSGRIAEDINSSIKAIDMSGVTYPLTVRVEGMDIRLMDESGKMLNTNLKSGEDVVISDATIQKLMVSGELLPTVYSLEQNYPNPFNPSTVIEFSLPEDVANVKLSIYNALGEKVAELVNTSLTAGKYQYQWNASSVATGMYIYELRTEKFNAIRKMILLK; encoded by the coding sequence ATGAAAAAACATTTACTCCTTTTTGCTCTTGTTTTATCATTCAATTCTTTCGTCATTGCTCAGTGGATACCACTTAATGAAAATTCATTGCCCGATTCAAAACCGATTGTCGAACTATTAAGTGATGACATATCGGGCACAATAATTAAGGTTCAACTTCCAGGAATTAGAATTAAAGAATTTAATTCCGATGGTGTTGTTTATAATTCAATATTAATTGGCGATGAAGCAGTGACCACAGAGGTTGGTCTTCCTAAAATTCCACACATAGCAAAAGTACTGGCAATACCCGATCAAGGGAATATCAGCGTGGAAGTATTAGAAACAGAAGGATTTAAAACTTTTAAAGGAATTAATCTTCCTCCTGTTAGAAAGAGCTGGTTTGAAGGTGAACCTGAATCTGAATATATAAAGAATAATTCGGCCTTTAATTCAGAAAAGTTCTACCCGGCAGAATATGTTAGTGTGGAAGAACCAGGGATTTTCAGGGACTTCAGAATTACCCGTATTTCAATATTTCCTATAAGGTATTCACCATTAAAAAAGGAAATTGAAATAGTATCTTCGATAACAGTAAAGATAAAATATGGTGGAGGGTTAGGGATAAATCCTAAGTTGAGTCTGAAAAAACCAATATCTCCATCCTTCGATAGGATTTACAGGAGTAGCATATTTAATTACAAGGAAGTACTGCAGCGTGAGTACAATGGTAATGTCACCGGTTATGATCATATGCTTTGCATCATGCCCGATTCATTCGTGACTTCATTTCAATCTTATGCTGATTGGAATCATAAAACCGGAACTTATATAAATGTTATAAAATTCAGTGATATAGGTGCTACAGGGACAAATCCGACACCAATTAGAAATTATATTTTGACAGCATATTCCACCTGGCTTCACCCTCCAACACATGTATTGCTGATTGGTGATAATGGAGTTGCTCCGCATCAGAACATTACTATGGATGGATGGACATTCGCGTACGATAATTATTTTGTTGAATTAGCCGGAAATGATTATTTCCCTGAAATGATGATTGGCAGATGGACAAATCAGGCAAGTGCAAAGCTTAGAAACATCAGAAATAAACTGATGAATTATGAGAAAGCTCCTTTTCTAGTTGATCCAGACTGGTTTAGAAAAGGATTAGTTTGTTCTAATGATGCTTATGTATCACAAATAGAGACCAAAAGGTTTACAGCACAAAAAATGTTAACCAGTGGTAATTTTATTTCAGTAGATTCGATGTATAATGGGTATCCTTGTCCAGGTAACGTAACAACAATTTCTAATATGATCAATGCCGGCCGCGGCTGGTTAAATTACAGAGGCGAAGGATGGTACACTCAATGGTGGGCTGATTGTTTTTCTTATAGTACTACTCAAGTTAATGCTCTTAATAATGGTGCGAAATCAACTTTCGTTACAAGTATTGGCTGTGGCGTTGCCAATTGGGTTGCAAACTCAAGTAATAATTTCGGTGAAGCTTGGCTGGAAATCGGTGATGAAAATAATCCTAAAGGCGCTTGCGCGTTTATTGGACCAACTTCAAATACTCACACAGCTTATAATAATCAGTTGGATAAAGGAATTTATATTGGGATGTTCGACGAAGGATTGGATTCTCCGGGTGAAGCTTTGCTAAGAGGTAAGTTTTATATGTACGAAATCTTTGGAGGAGCAGATTATTTTGTCGGCTACCATTACAGGATTTACCACATCCTTGGTGATCCAAGCCTACATATCTGGAAAGATACTCCAAGAAATATTACAGTAAATTATACTGATACGGTTGGAGTTGGAAATAGTCAGGTGAGTGTATTGGTTACTGAATCCGGAACCGGTACGCCTGTATCTGATGCTTTAGTTTGCATTTCAGGTCCTAATAATTTTCAGGTCGAAACAACACTTTCCAATGGAACAGCATTAATTAGTTTATCTACTCAATCAACCGGTGATCTTAATATAACGGTAAGTGGTGGAAGAACTATTCCATTCGAGGGAATTATTAAAGTTGTTGAAGCTGCAACAACTTTCCAACTGTCAGCGAATGTAAGTGATGGCTGGAATATGATATCAATACCGGGATTGCATCCAACCGATCAGAACGTAAATACGTGGTGGCAGTTCAGAGATCCGGGTGCAAACGTATTCAGATATGCAGGTGGATATCAATCAGTAACGACAGCAGTACCAGGAACAGGCTACTGGATGAAACACACCGGTGCAAGAACCTATAACACAGGTGACGAATGGCCGGCAGGCGGAATACAGATAGTAGCACACGATCCGATAGCAGGAGCCAGTGGATGGAATCTGTTTGGAGGATATGAACTGGTTGTAACAGCAGCCAACGTAACAACAAATCCACCGGGATTGCAGAGTGGACCGATATACAAATATGCAGGAGGATATTCAACTGCAACGACACTTGATCCAGGATATGGATACTGGATAAAACTTACAGGTGCAGGACAGATAATCATACCTGAGACAATGGCAAAGAGTGAACCGGTAGAATACTTCCCGGAGAATTGGGGAAGAATCATCCTGACAGATGCAACTGGAATAAACTACACATTGTATGGAGTAAAAGGAGAAGTAGACTTAAGCCAGTATGACTTACCACCGGCACCACCTGCAGGAATGTTTGACATCAGGTACAACAGTGGAAGGATAGCAGAAGATATAAACAGTTCGATAAAGGCGATAGATATGAGTGGAGTAACATATCCATTGACGGTAAGAGTAGAAGGAATGGATATCAGGCTGATGGATGAAAGCGGAAAGATGTTGAACACAAACCTGAAGTCAGGTGAGGATGTAGTGATCAGTGACGCAACGATACAGAAGCTGATGGTAAGTGGCGAATTGTTACCAACAGTCTACTCATTAGAGCAGAACTATCCGAACCCATTCAACCCAAGCACAGTGATAGAGTTCTCATTGCCGGAAGATGTGGCAAATGTGAAGTTATCAATATACAATGCATTGGGAGAAAAGGTAGCAGAGTTGGTGAACACATCATTGACAGCTGGTAAATATCAGTATCAGTGGAATGCAAGCAGTGTTGCAACCGGAATGTATATCTATGAATTAAGGACAGAAAAATTTAATGCCATAAGGAAGATGATTCTTCTCAAGTAA
- a CDS encoding T9SS type A sorting domain-containing protein, with protein sequence MIDDKLWYFNNIKFFDENNGVIVSYPSEVYTTSDGGVTWDSTLGVKRSVEDICYADDTNLFLTGGDEKIYKSTDSGLLWTEVYGGTILKDFYGVEFLNADYGLVCGDSGKVLVTTDAGVIWDLNTVSSLGLLNDIHIVDQQNSFVVGSPELVYKTTNGGSSWFSDFSGGNITSFYEILFTENQVGLICGSGGKFLKNNDYIVPVELTSFAAEVDGNEVHIRWTTQTELNNSGFEIYRLTHGTDWQKITFVPGSGSSTEPKDYFYIDRDVKNGNYFYQLKQIDYNGRYEFSDVITVEVSTPVEYSLEQNYPNPFNPTTSIRFSIPSVIAIRQLPEKQSQLVTLKVYDILGNELALLVNEEKPEGIYRVEFNAAGLSSGMYFYVLKAGNFVETKKMLLLK encoded by the coding sequence ATGATCGATGACAAATTATGGTACTTCAATAACATCAAATTCTTTGATGAAAATAACGGTGTTATTGTCAGCTATCCATCTGAAGTTTATACAACTTCAGATGGCGGAGTAACCTGGGATTCAACTTTGGGAGTTAAGCGCAGCGTTGAAGATATTTGTTACGCAGATGACACAAATTTATTTCTTACAGGTGGCGATGAGAAAATTTATAAATCTACTGACAGCGGTTTGTTATGGACTGAAGTTTATGGTGGAACTATCCTGAAAGATTTCTATGGAGTGGAATTTTTAAATGCTGATTACGGATTGGTCTGTGGTGACAGCGGAAAAGTTCTTGTTACAACAGATGCCGGAGTGATCTGGGATTTGAATACAGTAAGCAGCTTAGGATTGCTCAACGATATTCATATTGTCGATCAGCAGAATTCTTTTGTTGTCGGTTCTCCTGAGCTGGTTTACAAAACTACAAATGGAGGTTCCTCCTGGTTCAGTGATTTCAGCGGAGGAAATATTACTTCTTTTTATGAGATTTTATTTACCGAAAACCAGGTTGGACTTATCTGCGGATCAGGAGGTAAATTTCTAAAAAACAATGATTACATAGTACCGGTTGAATTGACCAGCTTTGCTGCCGAAGTAGATGGAAATGAAGTTCATATAAGATGGACAACGCAGACTGAATTAAATAATTCCGGCTTTGAAATTTATCGACTGACTCACGGAACCGATTGGCAAAAAATAACTTTTGTTCCGGGATCTGGCAGCAGCACTGAACCAAAAGATTATTTTTACATTGACAGAGATGTTAAAAATGGAAATTATTTCTATCAGCTAAAACAGATTGATTATAATGGCAGATATGAATTCTCTGATGTAATTACTGTTGAAGTCTCAACTCCGGTGGAATATTCCCTTGAACAAAATTATCCAAATCCATTTAACCCGACAACATCTATTCGTTTTTCGATTCCATCTGTCATTGCGATCCGGCAATTGCCGGAGAAGCAATCTCAATTAGTCACTTTAAAAGTTTATGATATTCTCGGTAACGAATTGGCATTACTGGTAAATGAAGAAAAACCAGAAGGAATTTACAGAGTTGAATTCAACGCAGCTGGATTATCAAGTGGAATGTACTTTTATGTTTTAAAGGCTGGCAATTTCGTTGAAACTAAGAAAATGCTTCTTTTAAAATAG
- a CDS encoding T9SS type A sorting domain-containing protein, translated as MFIITAFVMHAQWSTDPNNNLIVGYGLDPHICSDSAGGCYFTYDYENIYYPRKLALERLDKYGYKPWGTLKQILGELPEQSHAEIIEDGESGVIVSYEDRFEDLPNTEQRVRLQRVDSSGNSLWGTTGVKVTLEEINHGKQQLVTDGNGGAVVGWVNTFDQYKVNRINSEGQRVWGDSGIMLTSGSNEQPIVIKAADGNYYLQAGTIIYRINQNGEILKQFSSTILGQPVPDPEGGVVVSGLVWTGMIPKLVAQRKDSLGNNLWQEPYVVIADSLYYINPRFNIQCNDGYYYYGWSGTKYGIVQVAQYQALRQDGSKLFPQGSVQISNNAPIGRPYIISSDSGRTIFVWNDATITSSTIAQMYDTLGNKLWNENGIVVSYPAIAYENTTDGQGGFITIGPINQFTIIAQQVNKYGYLGEIITSIPQEDQEIFPTEIILYQNYPNPFNSITNISYSIPKEGRIRIVLYNILGENLKTISDEYKSIGTYSISFNADNLPSGVYFYTLETDNQVLSKKLTILK; from the coding sequence TTGTTTATTATAACTGCGTTTGTAATGCACGCACAATGGTCTACCGATCCAAACAATAATTTGATTGTTGGTTACGGATTAGACCCGCACATTTGTAGCGATAGTGCTGGCGGATGCTATTTTACTTACGATTACGAAAATATTTATTATCCGCGAAAGCTTGCTCTTGAAAGATTGGATAAATACGGTTACAAACCCTGGGGAACATTAAAACAAATACTTGGCGAGTTACCGGAACAATCACACGCAGAGATAATTGAAGACGGTGAAAGTGGAGTAATAGTAAGCTATGAAGACCGATTTGAAGATCTCCCTAACACTGAACAAAGAGTAAGGTTGCAAAGAGTTGACAGCAGTGGAAATTCTTTGTGGGGGACAACAGGAGTAAAAGTAACACTCGAAGAAATAAATCACGGAAAACAACAGCTTGTAACAGATGGCAATGGGGGAGCAGTTGTAGGCTGGGTAAATACATTTGATCAATATAAAGTTAATAGGATAAACAGTGAAGGACAAAGGGTATGGGGAGATAGTGGAATAATGCTAACTAGTGGATCCAATGAACAGCCAATAGTAATAAAAGCTGCAGATGGAAATTATTATTTACAGGCTGGAACAATTATATATCGGATAAATCAAAACGGGGAAATATTAAAACAATTCAGCAGTACTATACTCGGGCAGCCTGTACCTGATCCTGAAGGAGGAGTAGTGGTAAGCGGTTTAGTATGGACTGGAATGATACCAAAACTTGTAGCACAAAGAAAAGATTCACTCGGCAACAACCTCTGGCAAGAGCCTTATGTTGTGATTGCCGATAGTCTTTATTATATAAATCCAAGATTTAATATCCAGTGTAATGATGGTTATTATTATTATGGATGGAGCGGGACAAAGTATGGAATTGTGCAAGTTGCTCAATACCAAGCGCTAAGACAAGATGGAAGTAAATTGTTCCCACAAGGCAGCGTTCAAATAAGTAATAATGCACCAATAGGTAGACCCTATATTATTTCATCAGATTCTGGTAGAACAATTTTTGTATGGAATGATGCAACAATCACGTCTTCAACAATTGCCCAGATGTATGATACACTTGGTAATAAGTTGTGGAATGAAAATGGCATTGTAGTTTCTTATCCTGCAATAGCATATGAGAATACAACCGATGGTCAAGGTGGTTTTATAACCATTGGTCCGATAAATCAATTTACAATAATTGCGCAGCAAGTTAATAAGTATGGATACTTGGGCGAGATTATTACTTCAATTCCTCAAGAAGATCAAGAGATATTTCCCACAGAAATAATTCTATACCAAAATTACCCCAATCCCTTTAATTCAATCACGAATATTAGTTATTCAATTCCAAAAGAAGGGAGAATAAGAATTGTTCTCTACAATATTCTTGGAGAAAACCTAAAAACAATTTCGGATGAATATAAAAGTATTGGTACATACTCGATTAGCTTTAATGCCGATAATCTTCCATCTGGTGTGTACTTCTATACCCTGGAAACAGACAATCAAGTACTATCTAAAAAATTAACAATCTTAAAGTGA
- a CDS encoding T9SS type A sorting domain-containing protein, which translates to MKNIFIIKNRIESLAVLLLIVFTGIVHPQGDNPFVDRVPREWLENINYSDSEEDVITDNDGYDNFNLEVDFAEPHLSQNPNNPLQYFGAYNINNAWRTTDGFNWLSSSPVFGVPADGDPCTAYDGAGNLYYETMFGGITGCKVMRSTNNGATWSASVTAISGNDKNWMAADQTTGPYANYVYTTMTPGNFARSTNFGASWTTTATFSTQTLPGMMVCVGPNGTTDGGAVYVVTNSGSSFASTYTFYASTNGGLNFTQKSAQNFANYVGTDVNGRNSVQNMRTRPYPFIAADQSNGTYRGRFYCVYASNTPSGNGNKPDIFCRYSTNQGITWSSAIRVNDDLNTTANHQWHPSIWCDKSSGRLYVKWMDTRDTPTSDSAYIYASYSDDGGVTWAQNQRISNQKMKINCSTCGGGGTPRYQGDYDAVVSTNNQAMMMWTDFRFGDFGSYVAYFPDFAMKVSPSNSTIDNNNDSAFINIEVPSVKLYNSTAIFSANITPTPPSGSFIIDFPQGNTLSSFPGNVTMRIRTSGNVTLGNYTINIKGEGPNGTPVHRRTASIQVVVPALDFGVDLIVSDNCTNQVALKFGTAPGATDCFDPGLDIEAPPPPPVDAFDARFTSCGIPFLTDVRGTNLSGERFWSLRYQPATGCEPANLSWNASQLPSTGYFHLVDPGSNNIVNVNMRTTNQFNDVSGFGILRIKFNYQITSNYNISSGWNMISLPVDVSNNNYLALFPSAIAGTLFGYSNGYFSTETVSNCTGYWLKFPSSQVVPVSGADRIDCVISLNTGWNIIGGPYCNVPLSSVQDPGGIIVTGTLFEYSGGYISANSIDGTKAYWIKASSSGTITISCNNVVMKENNELEKISEATEEFSQIEITDRANNSQTLYLNGKLEGSINKESYSMPPVPPVGAFDVRLEDDYKLTENDEATIKIQASEYPVRIKITNLKNGVEYRLVEISSGEEVGSHRLVEGEEIIISNKSVNKLRIEKAGEIPETYSLEQNYPNPFNPMTTIKFDLPEATEVTLTIYNTLGQKVDEIANTTLEAGRYSYQWNATDIASGIYIYEIRTNKFVSSKKMIFLK; encoded by the coding sequence ATGAAAAATATTTTTATCATTAAAAATAGAATAGAATCATTAGCAGTTTTATTGTTGATAGTTTTTACTGGCATTGTTCATCCTCAGGGCGATAATCCTTTTGTCGATCGTGTCCCCCGTGAGTGGCTGGAAAATATTAATTATTCTGATAGTGAAGAGGATGTAATAACAGATAATGATGGCTATGATAATTTTAACCTCGAAGTTGATTTTGCCGAACCGCATCTTTCACAAAATCCAAATAATCCGCTGCAGTATTTCGGCGCATACAATATTAATAATGCCTGGCGTACGACCGATGGATTTAACTGGTTAAGTTCATCGCCTGTATTTGGTGTTCCTGCAGATGGCGATCCTTGCACGGCGTACGATGGTGCAGGTAATTTATATTACGAAACTATGTTCGGAGGAATTACAGGCTGTAAAGTGATGAGATCCACAAATAACGGCGCGACTTGGTCTGCTTCTGTTACAGCTATTTCCGGCAATGACAAAAACTGGATGGCTGCTGATCAGACAACAGGTCCATATGCAAATTATGTTTACACAACAATGACTCCCGGTAACTTTGCACGCTCTACAAATTTTGGTGCAAGCTGGACAACAACGGCAACTTTCTCAACACAAACATTACCCGGTATGATGGTTTGTGTCGGACCGAACGGAACTACGGACGGAGGTGCGGTGTATGTTGTCACTAATTCCGGAAGTTCTTTTGCTTCTACATATACTTTTTATGCATCGACAAACGGCGGATTAAACTTCACACAAAAATCAGCACAGAATTTTGCTAACTATGTCGGCACGGATGTTAACGGAAGAAATTCTGTTCAGAATATGAGAACGCGTCCATATCCATTCATTGCTGCTGATCAAAGTAACGGTACCTACCGGGGAAGATTTTATTGTGTTTATGCTTCCAATACTCCCTCAGGCAATGGAAACAAGCCTGATATTTTCTGCAGGTATTCAACTAACCAGGGAATAACATGGTCATCTGCAATAAGAGTTAATGATGATTTGAACACGACCGCTAATCATCAATGGCATCCATCTATCTGGTGCGATAAATCTTCCGGCAGATTGTACGTGAAGTGGATGGATACGAGAGACACTCCGACAAGCGACAGCGCTTACATTTATGCAAGCTATTCGGATGACGGCGGAGTTACGTGGGCACAAAATCAAAGAATATCAAATCAAAAAATGAAGATTAATTGTTCTACCTGCGGCGGTGGAGGAACGCCTCGTTATCAGGGTGATTATGATGCTGTCGTTTCCACAAATAATCAGGCAATGATGATGTGGACGGATTTTCGTTTCGGAGATTTTGGAAGTTATGTTGCTTACTTTCCTGATTTTGCAATGAAAGTCTCGCCATCAAATTCAACTATTGATAATAATAATGATAGTGCATTTATAAATATTGAAGTACCGAGTGTCAAGCTTTATAATTCAACAGCAATATTTTCTGCTAACATTACTCCGACTCCGCCGAGCGGTTCATTCATTATTGATTTCCCGCAGGGTAATACATTAAGTTCATTTCCTGGAAATGTTACGATGCGGATTAGGACGTCCGGGAATGTTACACTCGGAAACTACACTATCAATATTAAAGGTGAAGGTCCGAATGGAACCCCCGTTCATCGTAGGACTGCATCAATTCAGGTGGTAGTACCGGCACTGGACTTCGGTGTTGATTTAATTGTATCTGATAATTGCACAAATCAGGTCGCTCTGAAATTCGGAACTGCACCCGGAGCTACAGATTGTTTCGACCCGGGATTAGATATTGAAGCCCCACCTCCACCACCCGTAGATGCATTTGATGCAAGATTCACAAGTTGTGGCATTCCATTTTTAACGGACGTCCGAGGTACTAATCTTTCAGGTGAAAGATTCTGGAGCTTACGTTATCAACCGGCTACAGGCTGTGAGCCAGCAAATTTAAGTTGGAATGCTTCACAATTACCGTCGACAGGATATTTTCATCTCGTCGACCCGGGATCCAACAACATTGTTAATGTAAATATGAGAACTACCAATCAGTTTAATGATGTATCAGGTTTTGGAATTCTTAGGATAAAATTCAATTATCAAATTACTTCAAACTATAATATATCATCAGGCTGGAATATGATAAGTCTTCCGGTTGATGTTTCAAATAATAACTATCTTGCATTATTTCCATCCGCAATAGCGGGAACTTTATTCGGCTATTCAAATGGATATTTCTCGACTGAAACAGTTAGTAATTGTACTGGTTATTGGTTGAAATTTCCATCCTCACAAGTTGTTCCGGTCAGTGGAGCAGATAGGATTGATTGTGTCATTTCATTAAATACTGGCTGGAATATCATCGGAGGACCATATTGTAATGTTCCATTAAGCAGTGTTCAAGATCCAGGTGGTATAATAGTTACAGGCACCTTGTTTGAATATTCAGGCGGTTATATCAGTGCAAATTCCATTGATGGAACAAAAGCTTACTGGATTAAAGCAAGTAGTTCGGGAACGATAACAATAAGCTGCAATAATGTGGTGATGAAAGAGAATAATGAATTAGAAAAGATTTCAGAAGCAACAGAAGAATTTAGTCAGATAGAGATAACTGACAGAGCAAACAACAGCCAGACGTTATACCTCAACGGAAAGCTGGAAGGAAGTATCAATAAGGAAAGCTACAGTATGCCGCCGGTACCGCCTGTTGGAGCGTTTGATGTAAGACTTGAAGACGATTACAAGTTGACGGAGAATGATGAAGCAACAATAAAGATTCAGGCGAGTGAATATCCTGTGAGGATAAAGATTACAAACCTGAAGAATGGGGTAGAATATAGATTAGTAGAAATATCGAGTGGAGAGGAAGTAGGAAGTCACAGGTTAGTAGAAGGTGAAGAAATAATAATCAGCAACAAATCAGTGAATAAGCTGAGGATAGAGAAAGCAGGAGAGATACCGGAAACATATAGTTTAGAACAGAACTATCCGAACCCATTTAACCCGATGACAACGATAAAGTTTGATCTGCCAGAAGCAACAGAAGTAACGCTGACGATTTACAACACATTAGGACAGAAGGTAGATGAGATAGCAAACACAACATTGGAAGCCGGAAGATACAGCTACCAGTGGAACGCCACCGACATTGCAAGTGGTATTTATATCTATGAAATAAGAACAAACAAATTTGTTTCATCCAAGAAAATGATATTTTTAAAATGA
- a CDS encoding T9SS type A sorting domain-containing protein has translation MIIHIKNTLLYTMVLFIVIFFSSISLCQTEAQVSIPFEIYDNAGGQKILYFGLDQTATNGIDFLLGESDLPPYPPTGAFDARWILPENGFNGSLSSWLDYRNAPGFPYSGTVEHRLRYQSMLGATEMYFKWNVPPEVTGLVQDLIDGSFISVPIEGHGSYQIMNFEVFNQLKLFVYYNNVVTDVVDSNPGEYDFKLEQNYPNPFNPSTKIRFVIPDEVRNLKDFSSQTPRNDNSFITLKVYDVLGNEIATLVNEEKPAGIYEIEFNSHSGLSGIMELPSGIYFYQLMVNELIQTKKMIFLK, from the coding sequence ATGATAATTCATATAAAAAATACTCTGCTTTACACAATGGTTCTCTTTATTGTTATCTTCTTCAGCAGCATCTCTTTATGCCAGACTGAGGCACAGGTTTCAATCCCGTTTGAGATTTATGATAATGCCGGCGGACAAAAAATTCTGTACTTCGGACTGGATCAGACTGCAACGAATGGAATAGATTTCCTTCTTGGAGAAAGCGATCTTCCACCATATCCACCGACCGGTGCATTCGATGCAAGATGGATTCTTCCTGAAAATGGATTTAATGGTTCACTTAGTTCCTGGCTCGATTACAGAAATGCTCCTGGTTTTCCTTATTCAGGGACAGTCGAACACAGACTCAGATATCAGAGTATGCTCGGTGCAACGGAAATGTATTTCAAATGGAATGTGCCTCCTGAAGTCACAGGTTTGGTTCAGGATTTAATAGACGGTTCTTTCATAAGTGTTCCGATAGAAGGTCACGGTTCTTATCAGATAATGAATTTCGAAGTTTTCAATCAATTAAAATTATTTGTTTACTATAATAATGTTGTCACTGATGTTGTTGATAGTAATCCTGGTGAATATGATTTCAAACTTGAACAGAACTACCCGAATCCGTTTAATCCTTCAACAAAAATTCGTTTTGTCATTCCAGACGAAGTGAGGAATCTTAAAGATTTCTCGTCGCAAACTCCTCGAAATGATAATTCTTTCATAACACTTAAAGTTTATGATGTACTTGGAAACGAAATCGCTACTCTTGTTAACGAAGAAAAACCTGCCGGCATCTATGAAATTGAGTTTAACAGTCATTCCGGCTTGTCCGGAATCATGGAGCTACCAAGTGGAATCTATTTCTATCAACTTATGGTTAATGAATTAATTCAAACAAAAAAAATGATTTTTCTCAAATAA